AGTGGGACGACGGGGCGGCGTGGGGCTCGAGCGGGTCGCCGGGGCTGCGGGGCGACATCCGCATCGGGATGAAGAACATCGACGGGGGCAGCGGGATCCTCGCGTACAACTCGTTCCCGGGGAGCGGCACGGGCGGGGACATGGTGCTTGACTCGTCGGAGAACTGGGCGAACTCGAGCGGGACGTACATCTTCCTGCGGAACATCGTGCAGCACGAGAACGGGCACGGGCTGGGGTTCGCGCACGTCTGCCCGTCGAACCAGACCAAGCTCATGGAGCCGTTCTACAGCTCCAACTACGACGGCGTGCGCCAGGACGACCTGCGCGCGGTGCACCAGAACTACGGGGACCCCAACGAGAGCAACAACTCCTCGGGCACGGCGACCGACCTGGGCACGCTGGGCGCTGGGACGACGACGAGCCTGGGCGCGATCCCGATCCCGTCGATCCCCGGGGGCGCGCTGCTGAGCCTGCACTCGGCGGACGTTGACTACTACAAGGTGACCCTGACCGAGCCGCGCCTGGTGAACATCACCGTGACGCCGGCGGGCACGTCGTACACGGACGTGGACCAGAACGGGGACGGATCGTGCCAGTCGTCGGGAACGACGACGAACGCGCTGGCGACGGCGGACATGGTGCTGCGGGCGTTCTCGTCGAACGGGACGACGGAACTGCGCCTGCGGGACGCGACGGCGGCTGGGGCGGCCGAGACGATCACGGGGCTGCTGCTCAGCAACGGGGTGAGTTTCGTGAGCGTGTCGCCGGACCCGGTGAACACGCAGACGCAGTGCTACACCTTCTCGATCACGGTGACGACCACGAACCTGGCGTGCAGCGCGACGGACGGGACGCTGTCGGACCGGGTGCGGATCACCTGGCCGAGCGTGCCGGACTCGACGGGGTACATCGTGATGCGCAACACGGTGAACCAGACGTCGGGCTCGACGCAGGTGGGGCAGGTGGACAGTGCCACGACGACGTTCGATGACCTGACGGCGGCGCCGGGCACGACGTACTACTACTTCGTGCGGGCGGCCCAGACCGGCAGCACGATCTACCGGTACATGACGATCACGGGCAACGCCGGGTTCGTGGGGGCCGCGAACCAGCCGCCGTCGGCGAACGCCGGGGCGGACATCGTGCTGCAGGACGCCGACGACAACCAGGTGGAGGGCACGACGCTCGACGGGTCGGCGAGCATGGACGCCGACGGGACGATCGTGAACTACCTGTGGCAGGAGAACGGGATGACGCTGGGCACGGGTCCCCTGCCGACGCTCTTCCAGAACTTCACGGCGGGCGTGCACACGGTGACGCTCACCGTCACGGACAACTCGAACGCGACGGATTCGGACGACGTGCTGGTGACGGTGAACCGCCGGCCGCTGGCGAACGCCGGCGCGGACGCGGTGGTCGACGACATCGGCGACACCGGCTCGGAGCCTGTGACGCTCGACGGGTCGGCGAGCACCGACCCCGACGGGACGGTCGTGAACTACCTGTGGCAGGAGAACGGTTCGACGCTCGCCGACGGGCCGGACGCCACCCCGACGGTGGACCTGGCGTGGGGCGCGCACCTCATCACCCTGACGGTGACGGACAACCTGGGTGGCGTGCACACCGACAGCCTCGCGGTCTTTGTGAACCGGGTGCCGGTCGCGAACGCCGGGCCGGACCAGCTCGTGCTCGACGCGGACGCCTCGGGATCTGAGATGGTGACGCTCGACGCCTCGGCGAGCACCGACGCGGACGGGACGATCACGAACTACCTGTGGCAGGACGGCGCCTCGACGCTGGCGACCGGGCCGAGCGCGCAGGCGACGGTGGACCTGGGCGTGGGCGTGCACGTCATCACGCTGACGGTGACGGACAACCGCGGGTCGCAGTCGTCGGACGTGGTGATCGTGACGGTGGAGTCGCCCGGCTCGCCGTGCGACCCGGACTTCAACGGCGACGGGAACGTGGATCAGGACGACGTGGCGTGCCTGTCGCAGGTGGTGGCCGGAGACCCGAGCTGCTCGGGCGCGGATCCGGACTTCAACCGCGACGGGAACGTGGACCAGGACGACATCGCCTCGCTGACGCAGGTGGTTGCCGGGGAGCCGTGCCCGTAGAAGCCGAGGGGGTCGGACTAGTTCTCGGACACGGGGCACGCGCAAAGTTCGCGCGCAAGTTCCAAGAACCTGTTGGCTCGGGGAATCCCTTCGGGTACACTGGCCCGCCGGGGGGGAGGATCGCCGGGTCCGGTCCGAAGGTATTTACGGGAGAGAGAGATATGACCCTTGTGCGTGGAGTGGTGGCGTGCGCGCTCGCGGTGGCCGCGTCGAGCGCTTTCGGGCAGGTGTTCGGCGTGGAACTCGTGCAGAACGGCGGAGCGGAGGCCGGGGCGGCGTCGCCGGACGGCTCGCAGCCGGTGCCGGCGATTCCTGGCTGGACGTTCACGGGCGTGAACGTGGTCGCGTACGGCACGCCGGGGGGGATGTTCCCGACGGCGGCCTCGCCCGGCCCGGTGGCGCGGGGGGCGCAGTTCTTCAGCGGGGGCAACGACAACGACTTCGCGAACGCGTCGCAGAGCATCGACGTGAGCGCGGGCGCGGGCGACATCGACGACGGTCTGGTCACGTTCTCGATGTCCGGCTGGCTGGGCGGCACGGGCACGCAGAACGACGTGGCGCAGCTGGCGGCGGTCTTCAACGACGGCGCGGGCCAGAGCATCGGCACCACGACGCTCGTCGGGCCCTTCGCGTTCGAGCGGGGCGGGGTGACGGGCATGCAGCTGCGCGAAGCGACCGGCCCGCTCCCTCCGGGGACGCGCGCCATCACGCTGGTCGTGTCGATGGTGCGCACCGAGGGGGTGTACAACAACGGGTTCGCCGACAACGTGTCGCTCACGCTCACGACGACGGGCGTGCCCTGCGAGCCCGACTTCAACCAGGACGGCAACGTGGATCAGGACGACCTGGCCTGCCTGGCGCAGGTCGTTGCGGGCGATCCGTCGTGCTCGGACGCGGACCCGGACTTCAACGGCGACGGGAACGTGGACCAGGACGACATCTCGTCGCTCGCGCAGGTCGTCGCGGGCGCACCGTGCCCGTGAGATGAGGCGGCGGGGCGTCCGGGGTCGGAGGCGCCCCGCCGGGGTTGTCATGAGCCCATCGCGCGAACGACGGGCGCACAGGAGCGGGTCGATGCGTCGAGCGCTGGCGAGGGCGGCGGGGGTGGTTGTGCTGGCGTGCGCGGCGGTGCCCGCGCAGGCCCAGTGGCGATTCGCGACCTGGAACATCACCGACTTCAACGGCGGGCGCAGCGCCGCGATCCAGACCGCGGTGTACGACTCGTTCCAGGGGCGAAGGTTCGCGCCCGACGTGCTGTGCGTGCAGGAGGTGGAGAGCGCGAGCGCCGCGTCGTCGCTGCTGCTGACCCTGAACACGGACCCCGACGGGCCGGGCGACTGGGCGCTCGCCGCGTTCATCAACGGGCCTGATACCGAGTCGATCCTGCTCTACCGCACGAGCAAGGCGGTGCTCGTGCGGAACACGACGATCGTCGCCCGCGCGGACGGCACCACGGCGGACCAGCCCCGGCACACGTACCGGTGGGACCTGCGCCCCGTGGGCTACGGCGCCACGCCCGGGGTCACCATCGGCGTCTACGGCACGCACATGAAGTCGAACGACACGGCGGCCGACCAGGCGCGCCGGCTCATCGAGGCGACGGACATCCGCGACAACGCCGAGGGCATCGACACCGAGGGCCCCGGCACGGGACTGCCCGCGGGGTACGCCTTCCTGCTCATGGGCGACTTCAACATTCAGACGGCGTCGCAGGCGGCGTACGTGGAGCTCACGGGCTCGCAAGCGAACAACACCGGGCGATTCTTCGATCCCATCCGCCAGGCCGGTGGTTGGAACAACAGTTCAACGTACCGGATGATCCACACGCAGGACCCGGTGGGCGCCGGGGGCATGGACGACCGGCTCGACCAGATTCTCCTGGGACCGACCCTGCTGGACCAGGCGGGGCTGGACTACATCGGAACGCTGCTGGGCCCGCAGAATCCGATCGCGTGGAACCTCAACACGTTCCAGGATCCCAACCACTCGTACCGGTGCTGGGGGAACGACGGCACGAGCTACAACGAAGCGCTGAACATTTCGGCCAACGCGATGGTGGGTCCGGTGATCGCGCAGGCGCTGGTCGACGTGACGGGCGGGACGAGCGGGCACCTGCCGGTGTTCCTCGACCTGCGGGTGCCGGCGAAGGCCGCGACGACGGCGTCGCTGGACTTCGGCACCGTGGCGCAGGGCTCGAGCGCGCCCGCGCGGACGCTGACGGTGACCAACTCGGGCGATGTGAACCTGTGGACGACGGCGGGCATCGCGACGCTGACGTACTCGATGGCGGCGTCGCCCGGGTTCTCGGCCCCGGGGGGCGCCTTCTCCGAGCCCCCGGGGGGCGGGTCGAACTCGCACACGATCTCGATGAGCACGGCGACGGCGGGGCCCAAGGTCGGCTCGGTGGTGCTCACCACCAACGATCCGGACCGCCCGACCATCATCGTGACGCTGACGGGCGTGGTGACGCCGCCGAATGTGAACCCGGTCGCGCGGGCGGGCGACGACCAGGTGGTGGCGGACGCCGACGGGTCGGGGAGCGAGATCGTGTTCGTCGACGGCTCGGCGAGCACGGACTCGGACGGGACGATCGTCGAGTTCCGGTGGTCGGAAGGCTCGACGGTGCTGGCGCAGGGCCCGTCGGCGATGGCGAACTTCCCGCTCTCGGTGGGCGTGCACACGCTGACGCTGCTCGTGACCGACGACGACGGCGGGAGCGACACCGACGAGGTGGTCGTCGAGGTGCTGCCCGGGTGTGATCCGGACTTCAACCGCGACGGGAATGTCGATCAGGACGACGTGTCGTGCCTGGCGCAGGCGGTCGCGGGCGACCCGACGTGCTCGGACGCGGACCCGGACTTCAACCGCGACGGGAACGTGGACCAGGACGACATCGAGGCGCTGACGCAGGCGGTGGCGGGCGCGGGCTGCCCGTGATCGGGCCAGGCTGGTAGGCTGCGCCGCATGATGCGAGCAACCGGACCGGTTCGGGCGTGGGCGATTCTGTGCGCACTGGCGGGCGGCGTGGTGTTCGGCGGGCAGCCGGGGGCGGCGCCGGCGCCGGAGCGCGCGCGGCCGATGCCGCGGACGCCCAGCGCGTACGACGCGCGGGACGACGTGTTCTATCACTTCATGCCCATCGCGTGGCGGTGGGGCGAGCCGGCGGGAGCGGTTCCGGACGTCGCGCGCGAGCACCGTTTCGGCAACTTCGCGGGGATGATCGACTCGCTGGCGTACCTGGAATCGCTGGGCGTGACGGGGGTGTGGATCAACCCGGTGTTTCCGAGCCGCGCGTACCACGGGTATCAGCACGGCGAGGCGGACCGCATCAACCCGTGGTTCGGGACGGAGGAAGAGTTTCTCGCGTTCGTCGGGGCGGCGCGGCAGCGCGGGATCAAGGTGTACGTGGATCTCGTGGCGTACGGCATTTCGCAGGATTCGGCGTACTTCACGAACTCGCGGGGCGCGCCCGAGCACCCCGACGGCGGGATGCTCGCGTACACCGACGCGGGGCGGACGCAGTTCACCGGGTACTCGTTCCGGACGTGGACGGGCGAACGCATCGGGTTCGTGAACTGGGACCTGCGCGATGCGCGGGCGCGCGACCTGGTGATCGGCTGGTCGAAGCGCTGGCTGGACCCCAACGGCGACGGCGATGTATCCGACGGGATCGCGGGGTACCGGCTCGATCATGTCTGGGCGCGGTACGACAAGGGGCCCGACGGGCTGGGGTACAACATCGATGACTTCTGGCGCGCCTGGCGGGCGGGGCTGGAGACGGTGAACCCGCAGGTGTTCACCTTCGCCGAGCAGGCGAAGTGGGAGACCAGCGGGGCGGACCTCTTGGCCACCGGCGACGGCGCGAACGCGCACGACGCGGCGTTCACGAAGGTGTTCGAGATGGCGGCGCGCGAGGCGCTGCGGCGCGGGAAGGCCAAGCCCCTGATCGACGCGATGGAGCGGACGGTGCGCGAGTGCCCACCCGGGCGGACGTTCCTGGCGATCATCGGCGACCACGACGTGGACCGGCTGGCGAGCGCGATCGGCGCGGACCGGGCGGAGACGCTGGGGCGCGCGAGGGCGGCGGCGGCGGTGCTGCTGCTGCAGCCCTTCCCGCCCGTGCTGTACTACGGCGATGAGATCGGGATGCTCGGAAAGGCGGGGAACTTCGGGTCCGACGCGAACGACATTCCGCGCCGTGAGCCCATGAAGTGGCTGGCGGCGCACGGCGCGCCGATGCCCGACTACGCGCGCCTGCACGCGGGCGTGTGGGAGAAGCGGTACTCGCACGATCACGACGGGCGCAGCGTGGAAGAACAGGCGGGGGTCGAGGGGTCGCTGCTGGAGACGTACCGGGCGCTCGTCCGGGCGCGGCGTGCGGACATCGTGCTGCGCCGGGGGTCGTACGAGACGGTGGCGGTGGACGACCCCGGCGTGTGGGTGTTCCGCCGGTCGCTCGCGGGGGAGGGGTCGCGCCTGGTGGCGATCAACCTGGGCGGGACGGACGCTGGCGTGCGGGTGGGCGGGCGGACGATTGTCGTGCCGGCGTACGGGCACGTGGTGGAGCGCGAGTAAGCGCGGCGGCGGTACGATGCCCGCTCATGCTGCGGCTCCCGCGCACCCTCTGGCTGTCATACGCGACGGACCTGCTTCGCCTGCTGTCGCTGACGGCGGGCGTGCTCGTCACCATCATCGCCTTCGCGGGCGCGATCAAGCCGATCTCGGACGGGCTGCTGTCCTCGGCCGACGCGCTGCGCTTCGTGCTGCTGGCGATGCCCCCGATGCTCGCGTACGCGCTGCCCTTCGCCGGCGGGTTCGCCTCGACCCTGGTCTACCACCGCATCGCGACCGACCTCGAGGCGACGGCGGCGTACGCGGGCGGGCTGTCGCACCGCGCGGTGCTCGCGCCGGCGGCGGGGGTCGCCATCGGCTGCGCCTTGCTGCTCTCGACGCTCAACGAGATCGTCATCCCGCGGTTCCTGATGGAGATGCAGCGGCTCATCACCGTGGACGTCGCGCGCCTCGTGGGGCAGCAGGTGGCGCGGGGGCAGTCGGTCTCGTTCGGGAACGTCATGATCCACGCCGACCGGGTGCAGAACGTCCGCCCGGAGGACGGCGTGCTCGACGCGCTGCTCCTGAGCGGGTTCGGCGCGGTGGAGCTGCGCGACGGAACGCCCACGACGGAGGTGACCTCGGCCCGGGCCACGCTGTGGCTGCTCCCCGGCGCGACGAGCGCCGACAGCGACCTGCCGGCGTCGCGCGATGACGAGGGGCGGACGCGCGTGGTGCTGGAGCTCACGGACGTGGTGGCGGCGCGCGAGAGCGGCGGGATCGGCGTGTTCTCCGACACGCGGGTGAGCTGGGTGGTGCCCAACACCTTCCGCGACAACGTGAAGTTCCTGAGTTGGCGCGACCTCGCGACCATCCGCGATACCCCCGAGCGGCTGAACTGGATCGACCCCAAGCGCAAGGCGCTGGCGCTCACGCTCGCGCGCGTCCGGGCGGGGGAGGCCATCGAGGCGGTGCTGCGCGACGCGGGCGGGGTGGAGCTCGCGGACGATCGCGGCGGGTCGGTGCGCGTGCGGGCCGGGGACGTGACGCGAGAGGACGGGCGCCTGCGCCTGGCGGCGCCGGCGGGCGGCGCGATCGAGGTCCGCACGACCAAGGCGGGCGGGGGCGAAGACGCGATCCGCGCGGCGGGGGGGTGGCTGGAGTTCGAGGACCAGCAGGCCGCCCTCGACCCGCGGGTGCGGCTGCGGCTGGAGCTGGAGGGCGTGCAGGCGGGCGCGGGGGCGGCGGCCCGGCCGACGATGGCGATCGCCGGGCTCGAGCCCCGCGAGTCGGCGCTGCGCGAGCTGCTGGCGATGGGCTCGCGCGAACTGCTGAACGTGGCGCGGGCGCGGGGCGACGGCCCGGACGCGGACCCGGACCTGCGCGACAAGATGTACGGCCCGCACGGGCTGTCGGGGGCGCTCAAGCGCCTCGACCACGACGTGATGGCGAAGCGCCACGAGCGCCTGGCGCTGGCGGCGTCGTGCGCGGTGATGGTGCTGTGCGGGGCGGTGATGGCGCTGCGCCTGTCCACGCGCTCGCCCCTGGCGGTGTACCTGTTCTCGTTCTTCCCGGCGCTCGCGTGCCTGGTGACGATCAGCGGCGGGCAGCAGGTGACGGTGAAGCAGGGCGCGCCCGGGCTCATCCTGATGTGGAGCGGGGTGGGCGGGCTCGCGCTCTTCACGTTCTGGGTGTACCGGCGCCTGGCGCGCCACTAGCGGAGATCCCTGCGTGCGCGATTCTTCGCTGGGAGCGGTGCCGGTCGGCGCGTGGGCGCGGTGGGCCGGGCGCGCGGGCAGCGCCGCGTGGTTCATCGTGCTGGTGACGGCGGCGCGCCTGGTGTACCTGTTCTTCTTCTGTCCCTACTCGCTCATCGAGGACGAGGCGCACTACTGGGAGTGGAGCCGGCGGCTGGCGCTCAGTTACTACACCAAGGGGCCGGGCATCGCCTGGGCGATCCGCGGGGCGACGGAGCTCTTCGGCGATGTCGAAGGGGCCGTGCGCCTGCCGGCGGTCGTCTGCGGCGCGATCGCGGGCGCGGGCGTGGCGATGCTGGCGCACGGGGCCATCCCCGATCGTCGGGCGGCGTTCATTGCGGCGGCGTGCTTCATGCTCACGCCCATCTTCCAGATCACCGGGCTGATCGTCACGATCGACGGCCCGCTGACCGCCGCGTGGACCATCGGCGCCTGGGGCGCCTGGCGGGCCCTGGTGCGCGACGACCCGCGCGGGTGGCTCGTGCTCGGGGCGGCGGTGGGCGTCGGCTGCCTGTTCAAGTACACCACGCTGCTGCTCCCCCTGGGCGTGTTCGCGGCGGCGAACGTCACGGGCCTGCGGGTGCGGCGGCATGTGCCGGCCATGCTCGGCGGGGCCGCCTTGTGCGCGGTCGGGCTGCTGCCCGTCATCGTGTGGAACGCGCGCAACGACTGGGCGACGATCGCGCACCTGCTGGGGCACCTGGGCGTGAAGGGCGGGGACATGCCGGTGACGCAGGGGCGCGACGGGTGGTCGTACTCGCCCCTGTGGACGCTGTCGTTCCTGGGCACGCAGGCGGCGCTGCTGGGCCCGGTGCTCATCCTCGGGGTGCTGGGCGCGCTCGACGCGTGGCGGGCGCGCACGGCCGACCCCGCGCGCTGGCGGCGCGAGGGCGCGCTCGCGGCGATGGGGATGCCGGTGTTCCTGTTCTACTTTCTCGTGAGCTTCCTGACCGAGCCCGAGGGCAACTGGGCGCTCGCGGGCGGGCTGACGTTCGTGCCGCTGGCGGCGGGGCGGGTGCTGCGCGGCATGGACGACTGGCTCGCGCGGGTGCGCGCGTGGCGGGCGAGCCCCTCGCCGCGTCCCCGCATGGGCGTGCTCGTGCGCCGCCCGGAGACGCCGACGCAGGTGCTGTGGATGATCCTGCTGTGCGGGGGCCTCGTGGTCGCGGTGGGCTCGCTGCGACTGGACCTCCTGGCGCGCCTGCCGCGGGTCGGGCGGTACATCCCGGTGCACCGCTTCACGGGCGCGGAGCGCATGGCGGCGCACGTGGACCGCTTGCGGGCGGAGGTGCGCGATGAGACGGGCGCGGAGCCGTTCGTGGTGGCGATGCACTACGGGCGGGCGAGCCAGATGGCCTTCTACCTGCCCGGGCATCCCGTCGTCTACTGTGCGACATCGGTGATCCTCGGGGGGCGGCACACGCAGTACGACTACTGGCCCGACACGGACCTGCGGCGAGACCTGGGCCTGCGCGGGCGCCCGAGCGTGATGCTCGGCGGCACGCGCGAGGCCTGGTCGCTGGTGTTCGCACGCGTGCGCGAGATCGGCCGGCTGGACGCCGACGGCAAGAAGGACCGCCCGGTGTTCATCGGCGAGGACTTCCTGTTCACGAGCTTCGACCGCAACCCCGCGATGGGACGCGATCTCACGACCAATCCAAAAGCGGGGCCGGCGCAAGGGCCTTCGCCCGATCGCGTGCCGGAGCCCGTGCCGGAGCCGCTGCCGTGAGGTTTCTGACGCCCCATGACCGGCGCGTCCGCCGTCGCCGACGCCTGCTGCTGGCGGCGGCGTTCCTGCTCGGGCTCATCGTGCTGACGCTGCTGGATCGCGCGATCTTCGAGGCCCTGCGCGTGGCGGACCGCCCGCGCCTCGAGCGGCGCGACTGGTACCAGTTCCTGCGGGCGCTCGGGTACGCACCGACGTGGATCGCCGTGGGCGCGGTGCTCATCGCGTGCGACGCCGCGGCCCGGCGCATGCACGCGGCCCGACCCGCGCACGCGGCCCGGCGGGGCGCGCTCACCATCCTCGGGGCGCTCCTCGGGGGCGGGCTGGCCGAACTGCTCAAGGTGGTGGTGGCGCGCCAGCGCCCGATCAACAACGGCGTGGCCGACGGCGCGTACGTGTGGGGTTACCCGTTCGAGGCCCTCGCCGGGGGCGGCAACTACGGGCTCGCGTCGAGCCACGCGGGCGTCGCGTTCGGGGCGGCGTTCGTGCTCGCGCGCGTCGCGCCCGGCAGCGGCTGGGTGCTGATCCCCCTGGCGATCGGCTGCGGCGTGTCGCGCCTGCTGACGGGCGCCCACTTCGCCACCGACGTGTACGTCGCCGCGTGGCTCAGCGGTGTCATCGCGGCGGCGTTGTGCGGGCGGTTCGGCGAAGGGCGGGCGGCATGAGGACGCTGGACCGGTACATCGCGTGGCACTACATCGTGAACATCGCGATGCTGTTCACCTTCCTGTTCTCGGTGATCATCGTGATCGACTTCTCGCTGAACTTCGACGAGTTCATCGAGATCGCCGGCAGGATCGCGCGCGAGCGCGGCTGGGAGAAGAGCCGCGTGCGCGAGGCGCTGCTGGCGTTCGCGCTCGTGCTCGACCTGTGGTGGCCCCGGCTCTTCCAGTTGTTCCATTACCTCGCGGGCGTCGTGATCGTCGGCGGCATGGGCTTCACGTGCGCGCAGATGGTGCGCCACCGCGAGTTCGTCGCGATCCTGGCGGGGGGCATCAGCCTGCAGCGGGCGGCCAGGCCCCTGGTGCTGGTGGCGCTGGGCGTCGTCACGCTGCAGGCGATCAACGCGGAGGTGATCTTGCCTCGCCTGGCGCCGATGCTCACGCGCGACAAGAAAGAGGCCGGCACGCGCGGGCTGGGCGAGACGCGCCAGCCCCTGACGGCCGACGGCGCGGGACGCCTGTTCTACGCGCGGCGGGTGGACCTGGACGCGGGCGTCGTCGAGGGGCTGTGGGTGTGGGAGCGCGACGGGCGCGGGCTCATGACGCGGCGCATCACCGCGCAGAAAGCAACATGGGCCGGCGACCACTGGCAGCTCGACGCGGGCGTCGTCGAAACACCCGGCGACCTCGGCGCGAGCGGGCGGCGTGTGACCACGCCTCTGTCGCGCCTCGACACCGACCTCGACCCCACCGCGATGCGCCTACGCCGCTTCGAGGGATACAGCCACAACCTGTCGAGCGCGCACCTGACGGAACTGGTGGATCGCCTCAAGGCCCAGCCGCGCCCGCCCACGCAGCGCATCGAAACGCTGGAGCGCATCCGCTCGGGGCGGTACGCGATCATGCTCGCGAACGTGCTGACGCTGCTGGTGTGCCTGCCGTTCTTCCTGCGGCGTGAGCCCACGGGCCTGCTGCGCCAGAGCATCAAGTGCGCGCCCGTCGCGTTCGGCGCGATCCTCGGCACGGGCGTGGGCGTGACGGCGGCGGTGCCGGGCCTGCCGGCGTGGCTGGGCGTGTTCGTGCCGGTGCTGATCCTCGTGCCGCTAGCGACCGCGGCGATGTCGAGCGTGAAGACGTAGCACGTCACGACGTGCGGCCACGTTCAGGGTGAAGTCTTCGTGAAGTCGCGCGAGTCTGCGGCGTTCGCGGTACATGTGCCGATGCGAATGAGGTACAACGGAGTCACCCCATGAAGCATTCATCGGCTCATCATCGGTCCAGCGGCACGATCGTCGCACTCGGCGCGTGCAGGCGCGGCATTGACGGCGCATCACGTCTTGGCTTCACGGTCCTCGCGTGGCTGGCCGCCCTGGCCGTCGCACTCGCTGCGCCGGTTGCACAGGCCCAGCCCGTACCGGACTACGGCTTCGAGTGGCGGGCGATTCGAGATCCGGGCAACCCGGCGGCGTCGGGAGATCGGTTTCCCGGGTTCCCGCGGGACGGGATTCCCGAGGCCGGGCGCGTCGATTACGAGTTTCGTCTGACGCGTACCGAGATCACCGCGACGCAGTGGTTTGAGTTTGTAGACGCGTACTCGCGGTTCAACCCGGTGCAGGGGTCGCTGGCCGCGTCGCTCGGCGGCAGGCATCTAATCCGTATTCCGGACTCCGGCGACCCGCGCGGCTACCGGTGGGAAGTACTCGCCGACGCGCTC
The sequence above is drawn from the Planctomycetota bacterium genome and encodes:
- a CDS encoding PKD domain-containing protein — encoded protein: MKTTGNVRAACAGALLTACGMATAGPADSPRGGDGWLYPAVDFQDGRARGTDGVVTRGVSDIEVATGDPEDAGPFAACFDEGYEATPEEWEAINAALADGYTSRYNAISRWPGATGAPINLTWSLAPDTVTIVGGTGGNQQNVLFSRMNQLFGSGNQNTWITQITNAMNRWATLSGVNYTRVQWSGNQWDDGAAWGSSGSPGLRGDIRIGMKNIDGGSGILAYNSFPGSGTGGDMVLDSSENWANSSGTYIFLRNIVQHENGHGLGFAHVCPSNQTKLMEPFYSSNYDGVRQDDLRAVHQNYGDPNESNNSSGTATDLGTLGAGTTTSLGAIPIPSIPGGALLSLHSADVDYYKVTLTEPRLVNITVTPAGTSYTDVDQNGDGSCQSSGTTTNALATADMVLRAFSSNGTTELRLRDATAAGAAETITGLLLSNGVSFVSVSPDPVNTQTQCYTFSITVTTTNLACSATDGTLSDRVRITWPSVPDSTGYIVMRNTVNQTSGSTQVGQVDSATTTFDDLTAAPGTTYYYFVRAAQTGSTIYRYMTITGNAGFVGAANQPPSANAGADIVLQDADDNQVEGTTLDGSASMDADGTIVNYLWQENGMTLGTGPLPTLFQNFTAGVHTVTLTVTDNSNATDSDDVLVTVNRRPLANAGADAVVDDIGDTGSEPVTLDGSASTDPDGTVVNYLWQENGSTLADGPDATPTVDLAWGAHLITLTVTDNLGGVHTDSLAVFVNRVPVANAGPDQLVLDADASGSEMVTLDASASTDADGTITNYLWQDGASTLATGPSAQATVDLGVGVHVITLTVTDNRGSQSSDVVIVTVESPGSPCDPDFNGDGNVDQDDVACLSQVVAGDPSCSGADPDFNRDGNVDQDDIASLTQVVAGEPCP
- a CDS encoding choice-of-anchor D domain-containing protein, which encodes MRRALARAAGVVVLACAAVPAQAQWRFATWNITDFNGGRSAAIQTAVYDSFQGRRFAPDVLCVQEVESASAASSLLLTLNTDPDGPGDWALAAFINGPDTESILLYRTSKAVLVRNTTIVARADGTTADQPRHTYRWDLRPVGYGATPGVTIGVYGTHMKSNDTAADQARRLIEATDIRDNAEGIDTEGPGTGLPAGYAFLLMGDFNIQTASQAAYVELTGSQANNTGRFFDPIRQAGGWNNSSTYRMIHTQDPVGAGGMDDRLDQILLGPTLLDQAGLDYIGTLLGPQNPIAWNLNTFQDPNHSYRCWGNDGTSYNEALNISANAMVGPVIAQALVDVTGGTSGHLPVFLDLRVPAKAATTASLDFGTVAQGSSAPARTLTVTNSGDVNLWTTAGIATLTYSMAASPGFSAPGGAFSEPPGGGSNSHTISMSTATAGPKVGSVVLTTNDPDRPTIIVTLTGVVTPPNVNPVARAGDDQVVADADGSGSEIVFVDGSASTDSDGTIVEFRWSEGSTVLAQGPSAMANFPLSVGVHTLTLLVTDDDGGSDTDEVVVEVLPGCDPDFNRDGNVDQDDVSCLAQAVAGDPTCSDADPDFNRDGNVDQDDIEALTQAVAGAGCP
- a CDS encoding alpha-amylase family glycosyl hydrolase, with amino-acid sequence MMRATGPVRAWAILCALAGGVVFGGQPGAAPAPERARPMPRTPSAYDARDDVFYHFMPIAWRWGEPAGAVPDVAREHRFGNFAGMIDSLAYLESLGVTGVWINPVFPSRAYHGYQHGEADRINPWFGTEEEFLAFVGAARQRGIKVYVDLVAYGISQDSAYFTNSRGAPEHPDGGMLAYTDAGRTQFTGYSFRTWTGERIGFVNWDLRDARARDLVIGWSKRWLDPNGDGDVSDGIAGYRLDHVWARYDKGPDGLGYNIDDFWRAWRAGLETVNPQVFTFAEQAKWETSGADLLATGDGANAHDAAFTKVFEMAAREALRRGKAKPLIDAMERTVRECPPGRTFLAIIGDHDVDRLASAIGADRAETLGRARAAAAVLLLQPFPPVLYYGDEIGMLGKAGNFGSDANDIPRREPMKWLAAHGAPMPDYARLHAGVWEKRYSHDHDGRSVEEQAGVEGSLLETYRALVRARRADIVLRRGSYETVAVDDPGVWVFRRSLAGEGSRLVAINLGGTDAGVRVGGRTIVVPAYGHVVERE
- a CDS encoding LptF/LptG family permease, producing MLRLPRTLWLSYATDLLRLLSLTAGVLVTIIAFAGAIKPISDGLLSSADALRFVLLAMPPMLAYALPFAGGFASTLVYHRIATDLEATAAYAGGLSHRAVLAPAAGVAIGCALLLSTLNEIVIPRFLMEMQRLITVDVARLVGQQVARGQSVSFGNVMIHADRVQNVRPEDGVLDALLLSGFGAVELRDGTPTTEVTSARATLWLLPGATSADSDLPASRDDEGRTRVVLELTDVVAARESGGIGVFSDTRVSWVVPNTFRDNVKFLSWRDLATIRDTPERLNWIDPKRKALALTLARVRAGEAIEAVLRDAGGVELADDRGGSVRVRAGDVTREDGRLRLAAPAGGAIEVRTTKAGGGEDAIRAAGGWLEFEDQQAALDPRVRLRLELEGVQAGAGAAARPTMAIAGLEPRESALRELLAMGSRELLNVARARGDGPDADPDLRDKMYGPHGLSGALKRLDHDVMAKRHERLALAASCAVMVLCGAVMALRLSTRSPLAVYLFSFFPALACLVTISGGQQVTVKQGAPGLILMWSGVGGLALFTFWVYRRLARH
- a CDS encoding glycosyltransferase family 39 protein; amino-acid sequence: MRDSSLGAVPVGAWARWAGRAGSAAWFIVLVTAARLVYLFFFCPYSLIEDEAHYWEWSRRLALSYYTKGPGIAWAIRGATELFGDVEGAVRLPAVVCGAIAGAGVAMLAHGAIPDRRAAFIAAACFMLTPIFQITGLIVTIDGPLTAAWTIGAWGAWRALVRDDPRGWLVLGAAVGVGCLFKYTTLLLPLGVFAAANVTGLRVRRHVPAMLGGAALCAVGLLPVIVWNARNDWATIAHLLGHLGVKGGDMPVTQGRDGWSYSPLWTLSFLGTQAALLGPVLILGVLGALDAWRARTADPARWRREGALAAMGMPVFLFYFLVSFLTEPEGNWALAGGLTFVPLAAGRVLRGMDDWLARVRAWRASPSPRPRMGVLVRRPETPTQVLWMILLCGGLVVAVGSLRLDLLARLPRVGRYIPVHRFTGAERMAAHVDRLRAEVRDETGAEPFVVAMHYGRASQMAFYLPGHPVVYCATSVILGGRHTQYDYWPDTDLRRDLGLRGRPSVMLGGTREAWSLVFARVREIGRLDADGKKDRPVFIGEDFLFTSFDRNPAMGRDLTTNPKAGPAQGPSPDRVPEPVPEPLP